The Megalobrama amblycephala isolate DHTTF-2021 linkage group LG18, ASM1881202v1, whole genome shotgun sequence genome segment ttccctgaaggagggaacggagacgtacgtcccgtcgccacagtttctgtaccctcgctgttgtgcggacaccagttgtctcctcagcgaaaaacagagtgcgattgcatctgcttcctatttatatacacctgtcggaggcggtgcgcattatgcaaatatcgcacgccaattccattggcttgttttagttcacacgaagctgatagagctctctaagcgatatcccaattcgtcggtcactactgacgtacgtctccgttccctccttcagggaacgagggttacatacgtaaccgagacgatattttgcttgctgattggtaataaatatcattgttttgttATCTTGCCTcctgagtctttctggtagaaataatcttcctgatcagtttaaCCTCTTCAGCATACCAGATAGCTTAGAAGAAATCaaccatttattcatgagttataaacattaataacctgtgaaagtgaaccttaatgtaaaatggaaacatgtgaaccatttattaatgagttataaacattaataacctgtgaaagtgcaccttaatgtaaagtgaacacatgtgaaccatttattaatgagttataaacattaatatcctgtgaaagtgaaccttaatgtaaagttgaaacctgtgaaccatttattaatgcgttataaacattaataacctgtgaaagtaaACCTTAATGTAGTGGCTTATGCAAGTAAACTCACATTAAACATAACATATTTGATACAAGCTGAATAAAGGCAcctaaatatgtattattttaacaGTTGTGTAAATCATTAAATCAATGACCGAATACACCATTACAGAACATTAGCATATTGGAACGCTGTTactgggtccaagcctcgactcgttttACTTGAGAATGGCATCTCCAcagccgtttatgagcgctatttattcatattaaatatattggaacacgagtgtttgtttaccaccggcattcgctgtatcgtgttagtggattcattatgtcggactcaccgcaggtaactcataatctgcagttgttactcctgtctcctgacaaaaacattgcatgtggcgcctgtagtgtggaaagttactggagcgcgcagccgcgcacgtctcgcacaaggaacgtcatggcagtgattgacaagccagagggaaTCCAGAATATTCTCTTAACAGAAGTTCCGAAGTGTCAAACATAAATCACGCCAACTCACCACACATAATGACACACGATAGATGTCAAAAATCAAAAcgttatttaattatatttcagcataaacatacacTAGACAGGTAGTGAACATAATAGCTAAAATGTATAGTTTATTTAAGGTTGAAATGTTACAAGTATATATAACAAGCAAAGTATttatcataatgtactttaaataccgttaaaaaaataatgtcaaagaTGTCAGTTCtgctgatatttataaataCCAGTAGTGACGTTGTATAATGAGGACTTGTCATGTTGCCAGATATAGAGTCATCAGTGTCCCAATGAGTGACCAGTGCACAAATTTGTGTACACGGAATAGCCTACTGATTCAAGACCTAGTGAgttagggagctgattgagatgcaacTATAGTGTGGCTTTGAACAATATGAACATGTTATTGTTAACAATGATCATTCAAACACTTTACATTTGACACATTCATTACATTACTTTCTTCTCCACAGCTTTTCCGACTAACCTATTTAGAGTCTCTTGTCACAGACTCAGCCCTTTCTAGACTTAATTTTGAGTTGGTCTCACCTTTAGTGATCTTGGTTTGGACAAAGATGCAAGCTATATGATTTCAGACAATGGAGAAATTCAGGAGATACAAAGTCCCTGAAACAGGACATTAAATATGTTGTAATACCTTGCAGTGAGAAGAaaggattaaaggattagttcacttcagatttaaaatttcctgataatttactcaccctcatgttatccaagatgttcatatctttctttcttcagtcgaaaagaaaaatatatatatatacacacttttcaaccacaaatgctcgtttTCCACTAGTGTCCACTAATTCACATATTACATAGTCACATTTTGGTGACATGTGAGTACTCGAAAaactccaacttcaaaatcgtccgacatcattgttttacctttttttttttttgtaaagggcatttgacttagtctttgcacgttcactttgtaaaTACTGGGTCGGTACTTTTGCctacgtcatgcgtgacctttccaacgtgactGCGTAATGCGTGAAGTCATGGATGAGCATTTTTGTATATACTtttgtatatacttttttttttttttttttttgcagtgaattTTGCACTGAAAcggcaatttggaccttcaacccattacCGTTGTCcactatggaaaaaaaaaatcctggaatgttttcctcaaaagccttaatttctttttgactgaagaaagaaagacatgaacatcttggatgacatgggggtgaataattTATCAGGAAATTGTAATTCTGAAAAATCAAGAACATTTGAAGATGTACCAAAGACTTAGAACCCCCAAATGATCTGATCTATAGTGAGAACATTTTAGATTcataaatatgatatatatatatatatatatatatatatatatatatatatatatatatatatatatatatatatatatatatatatataagcagaTAATGATTGGTGAGGGGAAACAAAGATGGTCTGAATAAATATAACTTTCTGATTTGTTTACATAAATGTAATGTCTGCTAATAATTGTAAAATTCCTGTATTTGAACATGTCAGTCAATGTATGAAACAAATTGTATGAAAATTGTAAGACAATCATTTCAGAACAGTCGCAATGCAATCACCGCCCtgatggagaaagagagagaggataTTAACCATATACTGCATTTTCTTTATGAGAAAAGgaaacaaaaaaatttaattccCCACTCTTCTTgtaaaaaaagcaataaaattaaaaagaaataactttttttctccaCCAAAGTTTAGCTATTTTTTGTCTTATCTCTTTGGTTTGTAAACCATATACTAAGGGATTTAATCCTGGTGGTATAATGTGGAACATTATACTAGCTAGTTTCCTGTTGTCAGAGTATTCAGGAAAACGGTGGAGAAATGTCATGATAGctccagaaaaaaacatgactaAATAAACAGCTAAATGAGTGCTGCAGGTTTTTATGGCTTTGCTGTTGAGTGCTTTGTTTTTGCTACTTTTGCATACAACAGCAATCTTGACATATGTTATAAATATAGATACTGCTGAAAAGCAAAGTACAGCCACAGTATAAACAATTCCgtaaatattatttatgacCACACTTTCACAGGACAGTTTAAACAGTGAGGCATTGTCACAGAAAGGGTTTTCAATTTTAGATCTGCAATGAGACAGTCGTACAGTGAGACCTAACATAATTGTCACCAAAAGAATGGCCAGGCCCCAAGCAAATGCTGATAGTTTAACCACCATCTTATTGGTCATTATAGCTGAATATCTAAGTGGATTACATATAGCCACATATCTGTCAAAGGCCATGATTATCAGCACATAGTGACATGCTGCTATAAATATATGTACAAAATATGCTTGGGTAACACACTCCATATATGTGATATATCGCTCTGAGCTTTCCTTTAAAATGTCTTGCATTAAGCGTGGCAAAATTACAGTGGTCCCTAGCATATCGTTCAGTGGCAAgtta includes the following:
- the LOC125252763 gene encoding olfactory receptor 146-like; this encodes MDNLTFRHSILLLEGLKVTPQSSYPVFILLFLAYVFTMVSNFVLLVLISTEKNLHHPMHFLFCNLPLNDMLGTTVILPRLMQDILKESSERYITYMECVTQAYFVHIFIAACHYVLIIMAFDRYVAICNPLRYSAIMTNKMVVKLSAFAWGLAILLVTIMLGLTVRLSHCRSKIENPFCDNASLFKLSCESVVINNIYGIVYTVAVLCFSAVSIFITYVKIAVVCKSSKNKALNSKAIKTCSTHLAVYLVMFFSGAIMTFLHRFPEYSDNRKLASIMFHIIPPGLNPLVYGLQTKEIRQKIAKLWWRKKVISF